Within the Luoshenia tenuis genome, the region CCCACTTCATAGCCCAGAGCCTTCTGGAAGGTATAGGCCATGCCGCCGCCAATCAGCAGCACGTCTACCTTCTCCAGCAGGTTGTTGATCACGCCGATCTTATCGGAAACCTTCGCGCCGCCCAAAATGGCAACGAAAGGACGCTCCGGATTATCCAGGGCCTTGCCCATTACGGAAAGCTCCTTGCCGATCAGGTAACCGGCAACGGCGGGCAGGTAGCTGGCTACGCCCGCGGTAGAGGCATGGGCGCGGTGCGCCGTGCCGAAAGCGTCATTCACATACAGCTCCGCCATGCTGGCCAGCTCTTTGCTGAACGCCTCGTCGTTCTTTTCCTCTTCTTTGTGGAAGCGCACGTTCTCCAGCAGCATAGCCTGGCCATCCTGCAAAGCGGCGGCCTTGGCTTTGGCATCCTCGCCCACCACGTCGCTGGCCATAACCACTTCCTGCCCCAGCAGCTCGCTCAAGCGCTTGGCGACGGGGGCCAGGGAGAACTTCATATTAAACTCGCCCTTGGGCCGGCCCAGATGAGAGCACAGAATCACGCGGGCATTATTCTTGAGCAGATATTTGATCGTCGGCAACGCGGCCTGGATGCGGGTCTCGTCCGAGATAACACCGTCTTTCATCGGCACGTTAAAGTCACACCGAACCAGGACTTTCTTGCCGGAGACCTGGACGTCTTCAATCGTCTTTTTGTTCATTTTAGGCACTCCTTTTTAATTGATCTATGCTGATGGGCGCGTGAGAAACTTTGCCCACACCAACCGGAAACAGCTTGTCCATTTCGCGCTTTTAAATCCAGTAGTTTTATAAAAGCGAGGGACTCAATTCCGTTCCACCTATCCTTATTCACTGTACATGAAAATGGGAAAAAAATCAAGCCGCTTGTGCAGGGTTCGTGCCCCAATGGCCTCCGCAAAAATTGCAAAATAAAGCCGCTGGTATTAGCAGCGGCAATAGGTGGCAAATTTATGCCCATATAATTTGAATCCCGGGCGCTAGGCCTAAGCCAAACGCCCGGGAGCAAATTTTTAACCTTTTACGGCGCCGGCCGTCAAGCCAGCTACCAGGTAGCGCTGCATGAAGATGAAGAAGATCAGGATCGGGATGATGGTGACGATGGACGCCGCCGTCAACAGGCCCCACTCCTTCGTATTCTCCTGCACGAACATCTGCAAGCCGATGGGCAGCGTGCGCAACTCCTTCGGTTTGAGGAACAAGCTCGCCAAAACGTACTCGTTCCAGCAGTAGTTAAATGCGAAGATTGCAACGGAACCGACACCAGGGCTGGATACCGGCAATACAACCTTGACCAAGCTCTGGAATTTGGACGCGCCGTCGATCAGCGCCGCCTCTTCCATGTCGATCGGGATCGAATCGAAGAAGCCCTGAATCATCCAGATGTTCAACGGCAACGAGAACGTTAGGTACGCAATCATCAAGCCCTCATGCGTATTGTTCAAGTTGAGCGAGTTGAAGATGATGAACAGCGGGATGAGCATCAGTACGATCGGGAACATCTGCAGAACCAGCAGCAGGTACACGAACCAGTTGAGCGGCTTGAAGACTTTCCGATAACGGCTCAGCGAGTAACCGGCGAAAATGGAAACGACGGTCGACAGCGCCATAACGATAACAGAAACCTTAAAGCTGTTCAAGAAGTAGATGTAGAACTGCGCCTTACCAAACAGCACCGAGTTGTACCAATCCAGCGTCCAACCTTCCGGCGAGGAAGGGAACAGGGATACGGAGTACATATCCGCGTTCGTTTTAAAGGACATACCCAGAGTAGACAGCAGCGGTACGCTGGTGATCAGGATCAAAAAGATGATCAGCAGATAGATCGGGATCTTTTTCAGCTGCTTTTTGGTCGCATAAGGATCAGCTACGATGACCTGCCCATTAGGCAGCGTAACTTGGTTTTTCGATTTGGCCATCTTCTCTCACCTCTCTTAGACATCTGTCTGGAAACGCTTGATGTAGAACACAGAGAATATCAGCATGATAATCATATTGATACTGGACTGTGCCGAAGCGTAACCAAGTTTCATCTGATAGAAGGCTTTGAAATAGGCCAATACAGAGATAACATACGTCGAACCGTTAGGTCCGCCCTGCGTCAACAGCCAAATGCCTTCGAAGGAGTTCATGTTCCAGATGGTCATCAGGGTCGTGGATACCATCGTAACCGAGCTGAGCATCGGAACCGTGATTTTGGTGAATTGCTTCCACGTGCTAGCGCCGTCGATGCGAGCAGCCTCGTACAGATCCTCAGGAATGCCCTGCAAGCCTGCGAGCATCATGATCATCATGAACGGGTAGCTCTTCCACACACTCGTGAAGATAACCGTGGTTTGAGCTGCGGCCGGCGTGCTGAAGAACTGGATCGGTTCGGGGAACAGATGCAGCTGGCGCACCAGCAGGTTGTTGACAAAACCCAGCTGCGGGTTCAACGCAAACAACCAAGAGTTAACAGCTACAACACCGGGGATAACCCACGGGATGAGCAGGAACGAGCGCCAAATGGCGCGGCCCTTGATCTCGCCGTTCAACAGAACAGCAGCCAGCAGACCGAAGATGTAGCTGAACAGCACTACGCAAAATACGTACCACAACGTGAATATCATCGCGCCCCAGAACTCGCCGTCCTGGAACAGTTCGATGTAGTTCTCGAATCCAATGTAATTGTAGCCCTGGCGAATACCCGTGATCGAGGCATCCGTAAAGCTCAGAACAAATCCATTGAATACGGGATAGACACGTATCAGCATCAACAAGATGAATGCCGGCAAGACGAGACCATAAGCAAATAGCGCATCAGATTTACGAAACATGCCTTCTCTCTCCTAACTGGATGGTCTGACCACTCCTTGGCCTTGTAATGATCTTGCAACAGTCTGCGCCGGCCGCTTGAAAACCGGCTATATACTGTGCAAAACCCCGCTTGTCGGTTTGCGGCCCGGTCCGTTACCGTACCGGCCCCCGCCCCTTTGTGCCCAAACACCCCGTTTGGACGGAACCATATCCCTTGCGGTTTGACCCGCCGGGTTTGAAGAACCGCTGCAAATGCCCCGCGCCACGCGCCTGTGCCCCCGTCGGGCCCCAGCCGGCCGCTGCGAAAAAACGCCACAGTCCGCTGAAACCTTTCAAAAACACCCGCGCCCTTTGCAAGCCATCTACAAATCCCTTCCGGACGCCAGGACCGCTATAGGCCCCGCGATCTTTCCGGGCCCCCGCATAGCGGGGCACCTCTTCCCTCCCGGGATAACCCGCCAATTTCCCCGCGCCTCGCGCATTGTGTTCGCGCCTCTTCCGTCAAACGCCATCCCACCCGTTAAGGATGCGACAGCCTCTAGCGGAAAAAGCCCTCCCCCAAGGCGCCAGCCCCGGTTCGTTTGGCGTTCGGACTTACCAGCGGCTCATCTTTCAGCTCCGCGAAAACAGCGGCTAAACCGCCTCGCTGAAAGAGGCCTCGCCCGGATAAGGGCTTCCACAAAGAACCGTGTTGCCCTCCCCCAGACCTGCAGTCTGTATCCTCTCCGTATCGGGACTTCGCTCTCGACGGCCAGAACAGAGGGTTCCTCTTCCCGCCTTAAAAGCTTCATCCTGATCCGCAGAAACGCGTATAGCCGCTCCACAGCCTCAGGCCTGGTCTGCCTTTTGAAGGATACCCCATGGGGCGCCCTCCGGCAACTTCGTACTTAACTGTTATAACCTACCCATCCCCAAAGGGAACCGCGCATAACAGATTGGTACTTTTAAGCAACCTGCCCGCCCCCGATAGAGAGAAAGCCGGCTGCAACTGCTGAAACGGTTTAAATAAAAAGAGTGCAGGTGCACGCTTCCAAAATAAACCTATCCCAACAGGTTTGGATGTTATAAATATAACAAAGCGGAACCCCGCGGATAAACCAGATGTTTTTACAAATAGGTTAGTTATATTGCGGTTTAGGGTTCAAATTATTGATTTCACGCGGATAAATCAACATATTGTTCCCTTTTTCCAATAAAAATACGGAACCGGTGTTCACCACGCCTCCCCTGCGGCCGCTGCATTTTGTATGCAGGCCCGGGGCTTATGACGATACCCACAATATCTAGTGCGTCATAACGGGCATCACTTCAATATCTGTAGCTAGTATAGCAAAAAGGCGCCTAAAATTGTTCCTACTTTTTTACCATTTAGTTTCAATATTTTCGCCCTCGCCCGCTTAGGGGGGCCACCGCCTGTTATATATATAAATGGCCACCCTTTTACTAGGTCTTCGCTCCTAGGGCGGATACACCTTTGCCCTGCCTTGATCTATCTATAGTCGCCGTCCTGTTTAAATATACCGCGGGCCGCCCGTTGCTTTGCGCTTTACGGTATACCGGCGCGGATAAAAAAGGGGGGAGCCTTTCTCTCTCTCCCCCCATCCATTGCCTTTTATAGGATGCTTGGCGTTAAAACCTTTAGCGTTTATTGATCCATCTCCGCGATCAGGCCGGCCAGTTCATCATTGAGCTTGTTGAGCAGTTCTTTCCACTGTGCCTCATCCTGCGTCAAGGCGGATTGGATCAGCTGCTTATCATAGCCCTGCCCCTCGACCACCGCGGCGGAAGGCGTCCCATTTTGCATGGGATAGACCGTCTGCACGGAATCGGGGATGATATACTCGGTAAAGGGTTGTTTGACGACCGGCGTCTTGAGCACTTCCAGCGTATCCAGGAAGCTCTGCCGGGTAGGGAACGAACCCATGCCGCCCTTTTCCCACAGATCCGCGTTATTTTCAGACCACCATTTGAGGAACTTCATACCCTCTTCTTTCTGCTCCGTTTGCTCAAACATCATATAGCCGTTGATAAAGATGCAGTTTTTCTGCAACCCGGAAGGGCTCTCCAGCGGATGCAGCACCAGCACCTGATCCCGGCTCACATCCCCCGTGGTGGAATTGACGATCCAGTCCGAGGCGCCATAGATCGCGCCCAGCCTGCCCGAGCCGAAGAGTTTTTGCGCATCGTCCCCGGTATAGTTCTCAATCCCCTCCGGCAGGATGCCTTCCTGCTTCATCCGGTTAAAGAACCGCATGGTCTCCAGATTGCTCTCGCTGTTTAGCGCGGCGTTGCCCTCCTCATCATAGGTAAAGCCGCCATTGTTGATGGCCCACTGCGTAAACGAACCCCCGGCGTTATTGGTCACGCCAAAGGCAAAGCCGTAAATTCCCTTTTCCTTATCGGTAAACGCCTTGCACATCTGGATAAACTCATCCCAGGTCTTCGGCTCCTGCAGGCCCTTTTCCTCCAGCCAATCCTTACGGATGAAGATGCACCGGGGCGAGAAGTTATAGGGGATGCCCACCTGGCGCCCCTGCCAGGTAAAGTACTCCACAAAGCCTTCCGGAAAATCGCCCAGCGCGCCCTCTTTTTCCCACTCGTCCAAGATCCATTGCAGATCGGCCGATTCGCCTTTCGGCGCGAACTGGAAGGGCATGTACCCGCCGCCGGTGGCCACATCCGGCGCGCCGTTGGACGCGACGGCTGTGGAATAGGTCTCGAACCAATTGCTCCAAGGCAGGTTAGTATACTTTATCGTCACATGCGGTGCGGCCTCTTTATACTTTGCGATGATCTCCTCGGCCACCACCGGATACTTTTCCGCCGGTCCCCAGGCCATATCCCAAAATTCCAGCGTGACCGGCTCATTTGCCGCGCTCTGGGTCTCGCTGGGCGGGGTTGAGGCGGTCTGCTGCTCTGCCGGGCCGCAGCCGGGCAGTGCAAACGCCAACGCTGCGCATAGTGCCGTGCAAACGATTCTCGTTATACCGCGTTTTTGCATGGTTATTTCCCCCCTATTTAATTTTCTCTCATTTTACTGTGTCAGAGTTTCAGCGTCCCGCACACCGGGCGGAGCCTTTTCTTAGAATTTCATTTTGAGATCTGTCTTGCGTAAATGCATATGTATTGATTCTCCGGGGGTAGAAGTGCGATTGGCGTCAGTAGTTCATCGGCCTGGCGAAGGATGGCACCCCTCCTTTCCCGCCACAATTACAGGCTATGCAAAAAACAGCGCAATGGCAAGGATATGTTTTTTACAATTATTCCAGTTTGTTGACTTTCGCGCCATTATCCATCCACACCAATGCATCGCACAATGAATGGGGGCACAGCCTGTGCTGTGCCCCCGCATATTTGTCCAGTCTATTCATCAGTCGTTTTCGGCGATCAATTTTTCCAGCTCCTTTTGCAGCCTTTGCAGCAGCGGCTTCCAATCCTCCTCTTCCTGCGTAAGCGCCGCCTGCATCAGCTGGGAACCGTACTTTTCCCCCTCCGCCATGGAGGCTGAGGGCGTGCCATTTTGCATAGGGTAAACGGTCTGTATCGAGTTGGGGATGATATACTCCACAAAGGGCGCCTTGGTCAATGGCTCTTTCAAGGTATCGATCCCCTTTAAAAAGCTGGTGCGCACCGGAAAGGCGCTTACCCCGCCCTCGCTCCACAAGCTGGCGTTGTTTTCCGAGAACCATTTCAGAAAAGCCATCGCCTCATCTCGGTGCTCGGATTGCTGAAAGACCATGTAGCCGTTGAAGTAGAGCGCGTTTTTCTGGATGCCGGCCGGACTTTTCAGCGGATGCAGTACCGTCAGCTGGTCTGCGGTAAATTTGCCGGAATCCACTATCGCCTCTACCCAATCCGGCCCGCCATAAACCGCGCCAACCTTGCCTGCAATAAACAACTTTTGCGCGTCATCTCCGGTAAAGTGCTCAATGCCTTCGGGCAGCACGTCCGCCTTTTTCAGCTCCGAAAAAAACTTCATCGTCAAAAGGTTGTTATCGCTGTCGATATTGGCGTTCCCCTTACGGTCAAACCCCATGCCGCCGTTGTTCACCGCCCAGTTGGTAAAGGAGCCCGCGCCGCCGCTGGTCACCCCAAAGGCATAGCCGTAAGTGCCCTGCTCCGGGTCGCGGAAGGCCTTGCACATCTCCATAAAGTCCACCCAGGTTTCCGGCTCTGCCAATCCCTTGTCCTCCAGCCAGTCCTTGCGCACCAGGATCGCGCGCGGGTCGATATTAAAGGGGATGCCCACCTGCTTATCGCGGTAGCGGTAATATTCGATAAACCCCTCGGGGAAGTCGTCCAGCGTGCCCTCTTTTTCCCAGGCGCGGATGATCCACTGCAGATCGGCTGATTCGTTGCTGGGCGCAAACTGAAAGGGCATGTACCCGCCGCCGATGGCCACATCCGGCGCGCTGCCGGAGGCGGCCGCAGTGGAATAGACCTCGAACCAGTTGGCCCAAGGTAGATTGGTGTATTTAAATGTAATGTTTGGATGCAGCGTTTGATATTGCGCCAGAATCTTTTCAACAGCCGGCTGATACCGCTCTGCTGTGCCCCAGGCCATATCCCAAAACACCAGTTCTATGGGCTCCTCCGTGCTGGAGGCGCCGCCCTGCACTTGGGCGGGATCGGACGGCTGCTGGCAGCCAATAAGGGAAAAAGCCATGGCCACCACTAAAATTAGGCAGCACAAAAGGGTAGAGTGCCTGTGCATTACGTGTTGTCTCCTACTCATCCGATTAATTACCATCTTAACAGCTGTCAACCGGGATTCATACCCCGCATTTTGACATATTCGTACAATATATTCACATCTGCCGCCTATAATGTTGAACCTTTGTCTTACATCCATCCACATTATTTCTTGACAAAAAAGGCGCCGGGTCTCCCCGGCGCCGAAGCTTAAAGCAAATGGGCACAAAGCCTAACGCGTGCCCACCGCGCATTACTGGTCCATGCTCTGGATGGTGCCCTCCAACTCAGCCTGCAGTTTTTTAAGCAGCGTCTGCCAGCTTTTTTCCTCCTGCGTCAGGGCGGATTGCATCATCTGCATATCATACTTTTGCCCCTCCACCATCGAGGCCGAGGGCGTGCCGCTCTGCATGGGGTAAACGGTCTGCACCGAATTGGGGATGATGTACTCCACAAACGGCTTTTTGGAAACCGGCTTTTGAAAGACGCTTAAGGAATTCATAAAGCTGGTGCGGGCCGGAAATGCGCTCATCCCGCCCTCTTCCCACAGAAGCTGGTTATTTTCGGACCACCACTTGATGAAGTTCAGCCCCTCTTGTTTCAGGCTGGATTGTTCAAACATCATGTAGCCGTTAAAATACAACGCGTTTTTCTGGATGCCCGAAGGGCTGGTGAGCGGATGCAGGATGGTGAGCTGGTCCTCCGTCAGGCCGCTGGAGCTCATGATGATCTCGGCCCAATCGCTCCCGCCGTACACCGCGCCCACCTTGCCCGCGCCAAACAGCTTTTGCGCATCGCTGCCCGAATAATTCTCGATACCCTCAGGGAGCACGCCCGCCTTTTTCAGGTCGCTGAAAAACTGCATGGTCTGCAGGTTGCGTTCGGTATCCACAGCGGCGTTGCCCTCCCGGTCAAAACTCAGCCCGCCGTTATTGACGGCCCAGTTGGTAAACGAGCCCGCCGAATCCACCGCTACGCCGTAAGCAAAGCCGTATGTGCCCTTTTCCTTGTCGGTAAAGGCCTTGCACATCTCCAAAAATTCGTCCCAGTTGGTGGGTTCAGCCAGGCCCTTTTCCTCCAGCCAATCCTTACGCACCAGGATCCCCCGGGGGTCTACGTTAAAGCAGATGCCTACCTGTTTATCCTTGAACCGGTAGTACTCCATAAAACCTTCCGGGAAGTCCTCCAGCGTCCCTTCCTTCTCCCACTGGTCCACGATCCATTGCAGGTCTGCCGCCTCATCGCTGGTGGCGAACTGGAAAGGCATATAGCCGCCGCCTGTGGCCACATCCGGCGCGCCATTGGAAGCCACGGCCGTAGAATAAGCCTCAAACCAGTTGCTCCAGGGCAGGTTGGTATAGTTGATGGTGACGTGCGGCGCCACCTCCTTATAGTTTGCGATGATCTGCTCGGCCGCCGGCACATACCGGTCCGCCGTGCCCCAGGCCATATCCCAAAACGTCAGGGTAACGGGCTGTTTGCTCTCCCCGCCACCGGTGGGCTGCGTTTGCCCCTCATCAGGCTGCTGGCAACCTACCGCCGATACCATCAGCGCTGCGGCCAGCAAAAGGCAAATGCTAAGCGAGCGAAATTTTTCCACGCGATTACCTCCTTTAAAATGCCAATACGTTTTCGCGCTTAGTATTTGCCTTAATCTTTTGTTTATGCCCGCTTTCTCGCGCTATGATTGCCCGTGCCGATTAAAATAAAAAAAGGAAGAGCGTTTCGCTCTTCCAAATATTTTAAGATTCAATCTTGTCTATCCGTTCTATTACTGTCCCGGCTTGCCGAAAGGCAGCGCGCCATCGTCCTCGATCTGCTCCACCGGCTCAAACATGCTGCCGGAGCTGGAACTGGCGCTGGCATCCGCCCCAGAGCTGGCACTCGCATCCGAGCTGGCCGCAGCACTGGTACTCGCGCTGGGCGCAGTAGACGCGGTAGAATCCCCACCGCCACCGCAACCGACGACTGCCAGGGATAACGCCATGAACACCACTAAGCACAATATAACAGCAACCATTTTCTTCATACCGTAAGCCCCCCTAAAGATTTGATATAATGAATATATCAAAAGAAACTACACTGTAAAACCAGTTTTTTTTACTTTGAAGTGTAAAAAATTTGACTATTTGCCTTATTTGCGTCCCATTTATTCATTTTTTCCGTAAGTTAACCACACTTGTCCGCTATTATACACTTCGTCTCAGCGTATGGCGCACGCTGTAGATTACGCCATTTTTAAAGGTCAGACCCGCTGCCCTTTCCTCCTGGCAGGGCAAAAGCGGCCCGGTCGTGATGAACTTCATCCCCTGGCGGACTGCATCCTGCACAAGGTTAATCAGCATCGCGTCTCGCAGGCCCGTCCCTACATATTCAGGCCGAAAAATACTCAGCAGCAGCTCAAGGCTGCGCACCTCCCGGCGGAAGGCCTCAAACTTGCGCTTGTTCCAGGGCCGGTGGCGCCCCTCCACGGCCCGCAGCGCGGCAGCCATATCCGGCAGGGCGATGGTCGCGCCGGCAAGCGCGCCCGCCCGGTCTACATAAAGGTGGATAAAGCGCAGATCCGCATAACGCAGCCAGCTCTCCTCCAGCCGGGCGCGCACCAGCGCCTCGGGCAGCAGCCTGCCCTGGGCCCGTGCCAGCTGGCTGGCGATGAGTTTAAACAGCGGCTCCACCCAGGCGGAGAGCTGCTCGCCGCTTTCCAGCGGCAAAAGCCTGACCCCCTGGCGGCGCAGTAAAAATTCGGCGTAACGCGTCTCCCGGCTGCAAAGCGCATCCGGCAGGGCCACCCGGTATTCCTTCTGGGTAAAAATCTTGGTAAAGCCCAGCCCTTCCAAATGTTGGAGAAAGTATTCGGGCTGCTGCAGGGCAAAGGCAGAGCCATCATGCATCTGTCCCAGCGCCATGGCCCCCTGGGGCTCCAGCTCCAGCGCGCCCCGCGGGCCGCAAAGCGAAGCGTAGCCCCTTTGCGACGCCTCCTGGCAGGCGCTCTCAATCAAGGCGGCGCTAACCTTAGTATCGTCGATAAAATCCAGGCGGTAGATGACGGCCTCCGTCCCCACCCCTGCGGCGGGGAAAAACAGCGCCATCCGCCCGCACACCTCTTTTCCCACCAGCGCCAGGTAGAGCCGCATCTGTCCCAGCGCCTCCGGCGGGGTCAACAGCTGCTGTTCGATCGCCTGGGCGGCCGGCACAAAAAAGGTTTCCCCTTCGTATAACTGCTGGGGAAAATCCATAAATTTTTTCAGCTCCGCATTGTTTTCAACGCACTTTACCCGAATCAAACCGCCCGCTCCTTTTCCTCCAGCTCTTGTTATCTTTATGCCTACGCCTGTTTTGCCCGCAGCGCCGTCAGCTGATCGATGGTATAATCCACGCACGCCATGACGATGGGTGCGCACACGTTATTGCGCCCATCCGCGTCCTTAAAGGCCTGGGCAGCCGCCTCGCCCTCATCCCGGCAGGTGATGGCGCCGCACTTTTCGCTGCCGAAATTCTGGCGCATATAATCTGAAAGCTCCTGGGCAAAGGTATAGAGCGCAGCGGTGCTGCCGTCCTTCGCCTCATCCCGCCCCAGCAATAGCCCCGCGGCGATCAGGCACCCGGTCATGGCGCCGCAGGTCAGCCCCTGCCCGCCGATGCCGCCCCCAAAGGCCGAGGCCGCGCGGGAGAGGGCCGTATCCTGGCCAAAGTAGCGCAGCACAGCCTTGCAGGACGCCTCCGCGCAGTTCAGCTTTTCTCCGGCAAATTTCTCCCGGGTATAATCCGTATCCGCCTTATGGCGATAGCTCATCTCGATCTTTTTCATAAAAGTCCCCTCCTTTACGCGGGTTTAGCCCGCTAGGCACTATTATAACATAGGGAAAGGCGCCTGCAAGGCGCTTTGCGCATTTTTACAAATAAGCAAATCCGCCCGTATTGGGGGCAGCATCAAAAGACGCTCCTGGCCGCTACGCACGCCTTGATCACCGCTAAGCGGCTATAAAAAAGCCGCGGCAAAATGCTTCTGCCGCGGCTTTTGGCTGCCATTTTACAGCGCCGTTTCCTGCCACACCTCGCCGGAGAGGTCCTTCCACAAAAACCGGCTGTTTTCCAGCACCATATACCCATGGCGGCTGCCCTCCTTGGGGATGGAAACCGAGCCCGGGTTAAGGTAGGTGTATCCCTGCGTTTGCCGGCAGACCGGCACGTGGGTATGCCCGTGCAGCAGAATATCCCCCTGGCCCAGCAGCGGCGGGGTCTGCTCGTTATAGTGGTGGCCGTGCGTGGCGAAGATCATCTTTCCGCCCTCGTACAAAATGCAGTAATCCGCCAGGATGGGGAATTCCAGCACCATCTGGTCCACTTCGGTATCGCAGTTGCCCCGCACGCAGAGCAGCTTGTCCTTATGGGCGTTGAGCAGGGCGATCACCCTTTTAGGGTCATAATCCCGGGGCAGATCGTTGCGCGGGCCATGGTAAAGCAGGTCCCCCAGCAGCAACAGCCTGTCCGGCTGCTCGCGTGCCATAGCCTCAAACAGCTGCTCGCAATAATAGGCCGAACCGTGAATATCCGAAGCGATCATCAACTTCATCATTATCAACTCCTTTGGGTTTTTACAGCGCAAAGGGGCGCGCCCGCTCCAGCATGCGGTTCAATAGCGGCAGGTAGATCCCCTCGTCCCCCGTGGTGATCAGCCGCGTCTGTCCGCCCGCGTTGCGGGGATTGCGCAGCCCCGCCTCCTCCAGCACCTCTTTTAAATGCCGCACGGCGCCCTCGTTGCCATCTACCACCTTAGCCCCCGGAAAGGCCGCCGCCACCGCCGGGCGGATCAGGATATAATGGGTGCAGCCCAGCACCACCGCCGCAGCCTGGCGGGCCCTATCCGGCGCGTGGTGCAAAAGATACTCTACGATCTGCGCCTCTCCCCGCTCGCCCTCGATCAACTCCACCAGCCCCGGGCAGCCGATAGGGATAATATCCGCCTCCCGCCCGGTGCGCTGCACCAGCGCCTTAAACTTTTGCTGGCGCACCGTAGCCGCGGTCGCCAATACAGCTACCTGCCCGGCCCCAGCCGCCTCCAGCGCGGGCAGCACCGCCGGCTCCATGCCGATCACCGGTACTGGCAGCTGCGCGCGCAGCACCTGGACCGCCGCGCTGGTCGCCGTATTACAGGCCACCAGCAGCGCCTTGACGCCCATATGCATCAGTCGCCCGGCGATCTCCAGGCTGCGCTGGCGAATATCCGCCTCGTCCCGGTCCCCATAAGGGCCGTATG harbors:
- the murI gene encoding glutamate racemase, whose translation is MLCDERCARPIGVFDSGVGGLTVLAQLQKTLPGEDTIFLGDNAYGPYGDRDEADIRQRSLEIAGRLMHMGVKALLVACNTATSAAVQVLRAQLPVPVIGMEPAVLPALEAAGAGQVAVLATAATVRQQKFKALVQRTGREADIIPIGCPGLVELIEGERGEAQIVEYLLHHAPDRARQAAAVVLGCTHYILIRPAVAAAFPGAKVVDGNEGAVRHLKEVLEEAGLRNPRNAGGQTRLITTGDEGIYLPLLNRMLERARPFAL